The Chloroflexota bacterium genome window below encodes:
- a CDS encoding zinc-ribbon domain containing protein: MYADKTISCRDCGMDFVFSAGEQQFYAEKGLVNEPQRCPSCRATAKQNRALGISSGGGTGQREMHAAVCAECGGQALVPFLPRNDRPVYCSSCFDKVRATRT; the protein is encoded by the coding sequence GTGTACGCCGACAAGACGATCAGCTGCCGCGACTGCGGGATGGACTTTGTCTTCTCCGCCGGCGAGCAGCAGTTCTACGCCGAGAAGGGCCTCGTCAACGAGCCTCAGCGCTGTCCGAGTTGCCGCGCAACCGCGAAGCAGAATCGGGCCCTGGGGATCAGCTCGGGTGGCGGTACGGGCCAGCGCGAAATGCACGCCGCGGTGTGCGCCGAGTGCGGTGGACAGGCGCTCGTGCCATTCCTGCCGCGCAATGACCGCCCGGTCTACTGCAGCAGCTGCTTCGACAAGGTGCGTGCCACCCGGACCTGA
- a CDS encoding adenylosuccinate synthase has product MAVIAVVGAQWGDEGKGRVVDYLATDADLVIRYGGGNNAGHTVVNPHGHFKLHLIPSGIFYPATRNLLGGGVVINPPALVRELDGLAAAGFDGANLFISERAHLVMPYHVLLDQLEERERGTAKLGTTSRGIGPAYVDKVARRGIRVVDLMEPDDFRAQLHSALKRIRRIVTGYFGAGGDGDELLPAIDEATDEDRIATEYLAAAERLRPHVVDGQELVDGALVDGQRILLEGQLGTMRDIDWGTYPYVTSSSPIPGGASIGAGLPAVAIDKVIGVAKAYTTAVGAGPLPTEMLDAEGEGLRERGVEYGTSTGRPRRCGWYDAVTVRFSVRLAGYSSIALTKLDVLDGSDRIRVCVAYRDPETGAEWKTVPASTSVYQRLEPVYEDLAGWEADTTGCREFGELPPAARAYVERLEGLAGVPIGLVSVGPERDQMIVRGAG; this is encoded by the coding sequence ATGGCCGTAATAGCCGTCGTCGGCGCCCAGTGGGGCGACGAGGGGAAGGGCCGCGTGGTCGACTACCTCGCCACCGATGCCGACCTGGTGATCCGCTACGGCGGCGGCAACAACGCCGGTCACACGGTGGTGAACCCGCACGGCCACTTCAAACTGCACCTGATCCCTTCCGGCATCTTCTACCCGGCGACCCGCAACCTGCTGGGCGGGGGCGTGGTGATCAATCCCCCGGCGCTGGTCCGCGAGCTCGACGGCCTTGCCGCGGCGGGCTTCGACGGCGCCAATCTCTTCATCAGCGAGCGAGCCCACCTGGTGATGCCCTACCACGTGCTGCTCGACCAGCTCGAGGAGCGTGAGCGCGGCACGGCGAAGCTGGGGACGACCAGCCGAGGCATCGGTCCGGCCTACGTCGACAAGGTGGCCCGCCGCGGCATCCGGGTGGTCGACCTGATGGAGCCCGATGATTTCCGGGCGCAGCTTCACTCCGCGCTGAAGCGAATACGACGCATCGTCACCGGTTACTTCGGGGCGGGTGGTGATGGCGACGAGCTGCTCCCCGCCATCGACGAGGCGACCGATGAAGATCGCATCGCCACCGAATACCTGGCCGCGGCGGAACGGCTGCGACCGCATGTCGTGGACGGCCAGGAGCTGGTCGACGGCGCGCTGGTGGATGGGCAGCGCATCCTGCTCGAGGGCCAGCTCGGCACCATGCGTGACATCGACTGGGGGACCTATCCCTACGTCACCTCCTCGTCCCCGATCCCCGGTGGCGCGTCGATCGGGGCGGGCCTGCCCGCAGTGGCGATTGACAAGGTGATCGGCGTCGCCAAGGCCTACACCACGGCCGTGGGCGCGGGACCGCTGCCGACCGAGATGCTCGATGCGGAGGGGGAGGGACTGCGCGAGCGCGGCGTCGAGTACGGCACCTCGACGGGGCGTCCGCGGCGGTGTGGCTGGTACGACGCCGTGACGGTGCGGTTCAGCGTGCGGCTGGCCGGCTACTCGAGCATCGCCCTGACCAAGCTGGACGTGCTCGACGGATCCGACCGGATCAGGGTCTGCGTCGCCTATCGCGATCCGGAGACGGGAGCGGAATGGAAGACGGTGCCCGCCTCGACATCGGTCTACCAGCGGTTGGAGCCCGTGTACGAGGACCTTGCCGGATGGGAGGCCGATACGACCGGCTGCCGCGAGTTCGGTGAGCTGCCACCGGCGGCACGCGCCTACGTCGAGCGGCTCGAGGGGCTGGCTGGCGTGCCGATCGGGCTCGTCTCCGTCGGCCCCGAGCGGGACCAGATGATCGTCCGCGGAGCCGGGTAG
- a CDS encoding GuaB3 family IMP dehydrogenase-related protein, producing MIDPAIISPDATSTRLRRAYGFDEVALVPGAITVDPAEVDLTTEIGGHRLQIPFIASAMDAVADADFAARMSLHGGLAFINLEGLYTRYADAGPIIERVAAADSNQQAAELLAGAYAAPVRDDLITALITRVRAQGGGAAVATTPGSAWHHAEVAAEAGAELFLVQSQVSSAQHISAGGRVLSLSDLTGALKIPVLVGNTVSGEAAYQLMHQGAAAILVGVGPGAACTTREVLGIGVPQVSATLEVAAARDRYQQETGRYVPVVTDGGMKTGGDIAKAIASGADAVMLGSPFAAALEAPGLGFNWGMAAPSPTLPRGTRIKIGERLPLEQILFGPAHTTHGTQNLVGALRQSMAALGARTIHEMHSVEMVIAPSIATEGKSWQLAAKE from the coding sequence TTGATCGACCCGGCAATCATCTCCCCCGACGCGACCTCCACCCGGCTGCGACGCGCATACGGATTCGACGAGGTGGCGCTGGTGCCGGGTGCCATCACGGTCGACCCCGCCGAGGTCGACCTCACCACCGAGATCGGGGGACATCGGCTCCAGATCCCGTTCATCGCCTCGGCCATGGACGCCGTCGCTGATGCCGATTTCGCCGCCCGCATGAGCCTTCACGGTGGCCTCGCCTTCATCAACCTGGAGGGCCTCTACACCCGATACGCGGACGCCGGCCCGATCATCGAGCGGGTCGCCGCGGCGGACTCGAACCAGCAGGCGGCCGAGCTTCTTGCGGGGGCATACGCCGCCCCCGTGCGCGACGACCTGATCACGGCGCTCATCACTCGTGTCCGGGCCCAGGGCGGCGGCGCGGCAGTGGCCACCACCCCCGGCTCGGCCTGGCACCACGCCGAGGTCGCCGCCGAGGCGGGCGCGGAGCTCTTCCTCGTCCAGTCGCAGGTCTCGAGCGCCCAGCACATCTCGGCCGGCGGCCGGGTGTTGTCGCTCTCCGACCTGACCGGAGCGCTCAAGATCCCGGTCCTGGTCGGCAACACGGTGAGTGGCGAGGCCGCCTATCAGTTGATGCACCAGGGAGCGGCCGCGATCCTGGTCGGCGTCGGGCCGGGAGCCGCCTGCACGACTCGCGAGGTGCTCGGCATCGGTGTGCCGCAGGTCAGCGCCACCCTTGAGGTTGCGGCGGCGCGCGATCGATACCAGCAGGAGACGGGCCGCTACGTCCCGGTGGTCACCGACGGTGGCATGAAGACCGGCGGCGATATCGCCAAGGCGATTGCGAGCGGAGCCGATGCGGTGATGCTCGGCTCACCCTTTGCGGCGGCGCTCGAGGCGCCCGGCCTCGGCTTCAACTGGGGCATGGCGGCGCCGTCGCCGACGCTGCCGCGCGGGACCCGGATCAAGATCGGCGAGCGGCTGCCGCTGGAGCAGATCCTGTTCGGACCGGCGCACACCACGCACGGCACGCAGAACCTGGTCGGGGCGCTTCGCCAGTCGATGGCAGCACTGGGCGCGCGCACGATCCACGAGATGCACAGCGTCGAGATGGTCATCGCCCCGTCAATCGCCACGGAGGGCAAGTCATGGCAGCTCGCCGCCAAGGAGTGA
- the guaA gene encoding glutamine-hydrolyzing GMP synthase: MLDFGSQFAQLIARRVRELHVYSELLPHDTAWAEIERRSPKAIILSGGPSSVYDEGAPQPDPALWGGGIPVLGICYGLQLMAQQLGGEVAPSTKREYGPASVQITTEDGLFRGLDRQQPVWMSHGDQIVRPPTGFVTTAQTETSAFAGLADPTRNLYGIQFHPEVVHTPAGREILRNFVIEIAGARPTWTPASFVETTVAGIRERVGDGKVICALSGGVDSAVAATLVQQAIGDQLTCIYVDHGLMRKRESELLRATFAENLGMKLVMVDARERFLRRLAGVEDPEEKRRIIGDEFIRVFEEEAARLGQIDFLTQGTLYPDVIESKTAETKTAAKIKTHHNVGGLPADLRFSLIEPLRYLFKDEVRNVGVELGLPEAMVLRQPFPGPGLAIRIIGEVTADRLETLREADWIVIDEIKAAGLYRSLWQSFAILTPVRSVGVMGDGRTYANVVAIRAVTSDDGMTADWARLPYDLLARISSRIVNEVAGVNRVVYDISSKPPATIEWE, encoded by the coding sequence ATCCTCGACTTCGGGAGCCAGTTCGCCCAGCTGATCGCCCGCCGCGTGCGGGAGCTTCACGTCTACAGTGAGCTGCTCCCGCATGACACGGCGTGGGCGGAGATCGAGCGCCGCAGTCCGAAGGCCATCATCCTCTCCGGCGGTCCCTCATCGGTCTATGACGAGGGTGCACCGCAACCGGATCCGGCATTGTGGGGAGGCGGGATACCGGTCCTCGGCATCTGTTACGGGCTGCAGCTGATGGCCCAGCAGCTCGGCGGCGAGGTGGCGCCCAGCACCAAGCGTGAGTACGGGCCGGCATCGGTCCAGATCACGACCGAGGACGGGCTGTTCCGCGGCCTCGACCGGCAACAGCCGGTCTGGATGAGCCACGGAGACCAGATCGTCCGCCCGCCGACCGGCTTCGTGACCACCGCCCAGACGGAGACGAGCGCCTTCGCGGGCCTGGCCGATCCGACCCGCAACCTGTACGGGATCCAATTCCACCCCGAGGTGGTGCACACCCCGGCGGGGCGAGAGATCCTGCGCAACTTCGTGATCGAGATCGCCGGCGCGCGGCCGACGTGGACGCCGGCGAGCTTCGTCGAGACGACCGTCGCCGGGATCCGCGAACGGGTGGGTGACGGCAAAGTGATCTGCGCGCTCTCCGGCGGCGTCGACTCCGCGGTGGCGGCCACCCTGGTGCAGCAGGCGATCGGCGACCAGCTGACCTGCATCTACGTCGACCACGGCCTGATGCGCAAGCGAGAGTCGGAGCTGCTGCGAGCGACCTTCGCCGAGAACCTTGGCATGAAGCTGGTGATGGTCGACGCGCGGGAGCGGTTCCTGCGGCGCCTGGCCGGCGTGGAGGATCCGGAGGAGAAGCGGCGCATCATCGGCGACGAGTTCATCCGGGTCTTCGAGGAGGAGGCGGCCAGACTCGGGCAGATCGACTTCCTGACCCAGGGCACCCTCTACCCCGATGTCATCGAGTCGAAGACCGCCGAGACGAAGACGGCAGCCAAGATCAAGACGCATCACAACGTCGGCGGCCTGCCGGCCGACCTGCGCTTCAGCCTGATCGAGCCGCTGCGCTACCTCTTCAAGGACGAGGTGCGGAATGTGGGGGTGGAGCTCGGCCTGCCCGAGGCGATGGTCCTGCGGCAGCCGTTCCCGGGCCCTGGCCTCGCCATCCGGATCATCGGCGAGGTGACCGCCGATCGGCTTGAGACGCTGCGCGAGGCGGACTGGATCGTGATCGACGAGATCAAGGCCGCCGGGCTGTATCGGTCCCTGTGGCAGTCCTTCGCGATCCTGACCCCGGTGCGATCGGTCGGCGTGATGGGTGACGGACGAACCTACGCAAACGTGGTCGCCATCCGCGCCGTGACCAGCGACGACGGCATGACCGCCGATTGGGCACGCCTCCCCTACGACCTGCTGGCGAGGATCAGCTCGCGGATCGTGAACGAGGTGGCCGGCGTCAACCGAGTCGTCTACGACATCAGCAGCAAGCCGCCGGCCACCATCGAATGGGAGTGA
- a CDS encoding UPF0182 family protein, with product MSSWFDKLLEELQRRQAEEDARREGRPIPPSGPRRTGGNGGDQGNGHDRSAGDDEPAPFRPGRPRVLRPRGDGRGPRWGLWIGVAVVAFVVFGFLGGIVNLITDLMWYDALGRTSVLTTRLWSQVGLFVVGFLAFALPAIASILLARRIAPQVPVRRIGQFEIPDVSRAVTLGLIGLALLLALLSGTAWSGSWETVLLFANGGDFGSVDPNFGRDIGFYIFDLPFWRFLQGWGIASLIGILLLSLGAYAAGAMRWQFRLTTSVRAHLSVLGALLLILIAAGYQLDIPELSYSPSGYDAIQAATYTDMNAQLPAYVILTFVALASATLLLLNIWFRTLWALVLAGGAWFGLSILVGALFPAYVQNFQVNPNELDVERPYIAKHLASTRAAFDLDTIEQRSFTGEQALTEAVFQQDAATIDNLRLWDYRPLLTTFGQDQILRRYYDFLDVDIDRYTIDGDQRQIMLSARELDIEKLATDARTWTNERLVYTHGYGITAVPVDGVTSQGQPDYLVSGINREARLPVEQPRIYFGEATDTYVITGTDTEEFDYPLGESSDQGATTVWNGTTGVAIDNLISRALFAMRFGDLNMLISTQLTAESQILFRRAIDERVPELAPFLAYDHDPYIVSAADRLLWVWDAYTLTDRYPNAQPLGADGPFPGANYIRNSVKVVMDAYDGSVRFFITDPDEPIIAAWAKIFPGLFEPQSAMPEELEAHLRYPEQLFIAQNQIYRLYHLPATDNGASVFYNQDDRWAIPEDVVAKGVPMEPYYVIMRIPGEDEAEFVLIQPLVPEERPNMIAWTAARMDPGVYGERIAFHFPNDTSTDGPALVEARIDQDDAIAAQFGIWQRSDSSVIRGNLLVLPIGEDGLVYVEPIFLQAEGAPFPEFVRLIMVSNDRVAFAEDLQGAIEQVLGEALPPPPDGNGGLPEDVAGLVAEASRLYGEAQDALAAGDLGTYQARLNELEPILQRLAELTGASVEPSPSPSP from the coding sequence ATGTCCAGCTGGTTCGACAAGCTTCTGGAGGAACTGCAGCGCCGCCAGGCTGAGGAGGATGCCCGCCGCGAGGGCCGGCCGATTCCCCCATCCGGGCCGCGACGCACCGGCGGCAACGGCGGTGACCAGGGCAACGGGCACGACCGGTCCGCCGGTGACGATGAGCCCGCTCCGTTCCGGCCCGGCCGACCGCGCGTCCTTCGACCGCGCGGAGACGGGCGAGGGCCGCGCTGGGGACTGTGGATCGGCGTCGCGGTGGTCGCCTTCGTAGTGTTCGGCTTCCTGGGCGGCATCGTGAACCTGATCACCGACCTGATGTGGTACGACGCCCTGGGTCGGACCAGCGTGCTGACCACCCGTCTGTGGTCGCAGGTCGGCCTCTTCGTGGTCGGCTTCCTGGCGTTCGCGCTGCCGGCCATTGCCAGCATCCTGCTCGCCCGCCGGATTGCGCCGCAGGTGCCGGTCCGCCGCATCGGACAGTTCGAGATCCCGGACGTGTCGCGCGCGGTCACGCTGGGGCTGATCGGGCTGGCGCTGCTGCTGGCGCTCCTGTCGGGGACCGCCTGGAGCGGCAGCTGGGAGACGGTCCTGCTCTTTGCCAACGGCGGCGACTTTGGAAGCGTGGACCCGAACTTCGGGCGCGACATCGGCTTCTACATCTTCGACCTGCCGTTCTGGCGCTTCCTGCAGGGCTGGGGCATCGCCAGCCTGATCGGCATCCTGCTGCTCAGCCTGGGAGCCTACGCGGCTGGTGCCATGCGCTGGCAGTTCCGGCTCACCACTTCGGTGCGGGCGCACCTCTCGGTCCTCGGCGCGCTGCTACTGATCCTGATCGCGGCCGGCTACCAGCTCGACATCCCTGAGCTCTCCTACTCGCCGAGCGGGTACGACGCGATCCAGGCCGCCACCTACACCGACATGAACGCCCAGCTGCCGGCCTACGTGATCCTGACCTTCGTGGCGCTGGCGTCCGCGACGCTCCTGCTCCTGAACATCTGGTTCCGCACCCTGTGGGCGCTGGTCCTCGCCGGCGGCGCCTGGTTCGGGCTCTCGATCCTGGTCGGCGCGCTCTTCCCCGCCTACGTGCAGAACTTCCAGGTCAACCCGAATGAGCTGGACGTCGAGCGACCGTACATCGCCAAGCACCTGGCCTCGACGCGCGCTGCCTTCGACCTGGACACGATCGAGCAGCGCAGCTTCACCGGTGAGCAGGCGCTCACCGAAGCCGTCTTCCAGCAGGACGCGGCCACCATCGACAACCTGCGCCTGTGGGACTACCGGCCGCTGCTGACGACCTTCGGCCAGGACCAGATCCTGCGTCGCTACTACGACTTCCTCGATGTCGACATCGACCGCTACACGATCGACGGGGATCAGCGCCAGATCATGCTGAGCGCGCGAGAGCTGGACATCGAAAAGCTGGCGACTGACGCCCGGACGTGGACCAACGAACGGCTGGTCTACACGCACGGCTACGGGATCACCGCGGTGCCGGTCGACGGGGTCACCAGCCAGGGCCAGCCCGACTACCTGGTCAGCGGCATCAACCGCGAGGCGCGTCTGCCGGTGGAGCAACCGCGCATCTATTTCGGCGAGGCGACCGACACCTACGTCATCACCGGGACCGACACCGAGGAGTTCGACTACCCGCTCGGCGAGTCATCCGACCAGGGAGCCACCACCGTATGGAACGGAACGACCGGCGTGGCGATCGACAACCTGATCAGCCGCGCACTGTTCGCGATGCGCTTCGGCGACCTGAACATGCTGATCAGCACCCAGCTGACGGCCGAGTCGCAGATCCTCTTCCGGCGGGCCATCGACGAGCGCGTGCCGGAGCTCGCCCCCTTCCTCGCCTACGACCACGACCCATACATCGTCAGCGCGGCGGATCGGCTCCTGTGGGTCTGGGATGCCTACACCCTGACCGACCGCTACCCCAATGCCCAGCCACTGGGTGCGGACGGCCCGTTCCCGGGGGCCAACTACATCCGCAACAGCGTCAAGGTGGTGATGGACGCCTATGACGGCAGCGTCCGCTTCTTCATCACCGACCCTGATGAGCCGATCATCGCCGCCTGGGCCAAGATCTTTCCGGGCTTGTTCGAGCCCCAGTCGGCGATGCCGGAGGAGCTCGAGGCACACCTGCGCTATCCCGAGCAGCTGTTCATCGCCCAGAACCAGATCTATCGCCTGTACCACCTGCCGGCGACCGATAACGGCGCCTCAGTCTTCTACAACCAGGACGACCGCTGGGCAATCCCCGAGGACGTGGTGGCCAAGGGGGTGCCGATGGAGCCCTATTACGTGATCATGCGCATCCCGGGCGAGGACGAGGCCGAGTTCGTCCTCATCCAGCCGCTGGTCCCCGAGGAGCGTCCGAACATGATCGCCTGGACGGCGGCGCGCATGGACCCCGGCGTCTACGGCGAGCGCATCGCGTTCCACTTCCCGAACGACACATCGACCGATGGCCCGGCGCTGGTCGAGGCGCGGATCGACCAGGACGACGCGATCGCAGCGCAGTTCGGCATATGGCAGCGGTCCGACTCGTCCGTGATCCGCGGCAACCTGCTGGTGCTGCCCATCGGCGAGGACGGCCTGGTGTACGTGGAGCCGATCTTCCTCCAGGCCGAGGGGGCGCCCTTCCCGGAGTTCGTGCGGCTGATCATGGTCAGCAACGACCGGGTCGCCTTTGCCGAGGACCTCCAGGGCGCGATTGAGCAGGTCCTGGGCGAGGCGCTCCCGCCGCCGCCCGACGGCAATGGCGGCCTGCCGGAAGACGTTGCCGGATTGGTCGCAGAGGCGAGCCGGTTGTATGGGGAGGCACAGGACGCACTGGCCGCCGGTGACCTGGGCACCTACCAGGCGAGGCTCAACGAACTCGAGCCGATTCTTCAGCGACTCGCCGAATTGACCGGTGCCTCCGTGGAGCCTTCGCCCAGCCCGTCTCCCTAA
- the purD gene encoding phosphoribosylamine--glycine ligase, with amino-acid sequence MDVLVLGSGAREHALAWRLARDEGVERLRIAPGNGGTPAVAGTVQDLDILDPAAVARHAARERYDLVVIGPEAPLAAGVADALRQASVPVFGPSRAAARLESSKAFAKEQLRRADIPTAASAIFDDLGEALAYLRASDAPPVVKADWLAAGKGVVVPDSHEDAEQAIRELIGDAPQGARVLLEERLSGREVSVFALVSDESVVPLGAACDYKRLRDGDEGPNTGGMGAYTPVPWFGTAETDQAVATIFEPIAWRMARDGTPYRGVLYAGLMLTDAGPMVLEFNARFGDPEAQALLPLLDGNLATALLGVAVGDRRAMEGSLATRPGAAAAVVVASEGYPESPVVGRPLTGGEPSGPDDAGPILRFHAGTATARSGYTSSGGRALTVVGLGPDLGTARDEAYRGVAGIGLAGSQHRTDIALREL; translated from the coding sequence GTGGACGTCCTCGTACTCGGCTCTGGGGCGCGCGAACACGCCCTTGCCTGGCGGCTGGCGCGCGACGAAGGGGTCGAGCGATTGCGGATCGCGCCGGGCAACGGGGGCACACCGGCCGTGGCCGGTACGGTTCAAGACCTGGACATCCTGGATCCGGCGGCGGTCGCCCGTCACGCTGCCCGTGAGCGCTACGACCTGGTGGTGATCGGCCCGGAGGCGCCGCTGGCGGCCGGCGTCGCCGACGCGTTGCGGCAGGCCTCGGTCCCGGTCTTCGGGCCATCTCGTGCCGCCGCGCGCCTCGAGTCGAGCAAGGCGTTCGCCAAGGAGCAGCTGCGCCGGGCCGATATTCCGACCGCTGCCAGCGCCATCTTCGATGACCTTGGCGAGGCCCTCGCCTACCTGCGAGCGTCTGACGCGCCTCCGGTGGTCAAGGCCGATTGGCTGGCCGCCGGCAAGGGCGTGGTGGTTCCCGACAGCCACGAGGACGCGGAGCAAGCGATCCGCGAGCTGATCGGCGACGCGCCCCAGGGCGCCCGGGTGCTGCTCGAGGAACGCCTGAGCGGGCGAGAGGTCTCGGTCTTCGCGCTGGTGAGCGACGAGTCGGTCGTCCCGCTCGGTGCGGCATGCGATTACAAGCGCCTGCGTGACGGGGACGAGGGGCCGAACACCGGCGGGATGGGCGCCTACACGCCAGTCCCGTGGTTCGGAACGGCAGAGACGGACCAGGCCGTGGCGACCATCTTCGAACCGATCGCCTGGCGCATGGCCCGCGACGGGACACCCTACCGTGGGGTCCTGTACGCGGGGCTGATGCTGACCGACGCGGGCCCGATGGTGCTGGAGTTCAACGCACGCTTCGGCGATCCCGAGGCACAGGCTCTCCTTCCGCTGCTGGACGGGAACCTGGCCACGGCGCTCCTGGGCGTGGCGGTCGGCGACCGTCGGGCGATGGAGGGCTCATTGGCCACCCGACCGGGAGCCGCCGCGGCGGTGGTCGTCGCCTCGGAAGGGTACCCGGAGTCGCCCGTCGTCGGGCGCCCGCTGACTGGAGGCGAGCCATCGGGGCCGGACGACGCTGGCCCCATCCTGCGATTTCATGCCGGCACCGCCACCGCGCGGTCGGGGTACACCTCGTCGGGCGGGCGCGCACTCACCGTGGTCGGCCTCGGTCCGGACCTCGGAACAGCTCGGGATGAGGCGTACCGGGGCGTCGCCGGCATCGGTCTGGCTGGGAGCCAGCACCGGACGGACATCGCCCTACGCGAGCTCTAG
- the purE gene encoding 5-(carboxyamino)imidazole ribonucleotide mutase, with protein MTSKPMVAVICGSRSDLPALKGCFDVLDDYAIAWEASVISAHRQPQALAGYVRDAEARGVRIFVGAAGMAAHLPGVLASLTARPVIGVPLDAGALGGADALYSVVQMPPGVPVAAVAIGSGGAKNAAHLAARILALGDAALATQVDGVRAKLADAAELDIDPR; from the coding sequence ATGACCTCCAAGCCCATGGTCGCCGTCATCTGCGGCTCCCGATCCGACCTGCCGGCCCTCAAAGGCTGCTTCGATGTCCTGGATGACTATGCGATCGCATGGGAGGCGAGCGTCATCAGCGCTCATCGCCAACCGCAGGCGCTCGCCGGCTACGTTCGGGACGCGGAGGCGCGCGGGGTGCGCATCTTCGTGGGTGCCGCCGGGATGGCCGCGCACCTGCCCGGCGTGCTCGCCTCGCTGACCGCGAGACCGGTGATCGGCGTGCCGCTCGACGCGGGCGCGCTCGGTGGTGCCGACGCGCTGTACAGCGTGGTCCAGATGCCGCCCGGCGTCCCGGTTGCAGCGGTCGCCATCGGCTCCGGTGGGGCGAAGAATGCAGCGCACCTGGCGGCGCGCATCCTGGCGCTCGGCGATGCCGCCCTCGCCACGCAGGTGGATGGGGTGCGCGCAAAGCTGGCGGATGCGGCCGAGCTGGATATCGATCCCAGATGA
- the purB gene encoding adenylosuccinate lyase: protein MIDRYALPELRELFSEQHKLDLWLRIELLAVEARHAAGLVPDDDWERISASAGSIDGARAHEIEQESQHDVIAFLRSVTERLGPEGRWLHFGLTSSDVLDTATAVVLRDATRFVEEELRKLAELLGGMALEHRSTPMVGRSHGIHAEPITFGFKAAGWLAEVQRDQARLTRAREGIAVGKISGAVGTHAHVGADVEEFVCRSLGLGVDPASTQVVSRDRHAELLTALAILGGTLERMAVEVRHLQRTEVAEAFEPFGAGQQGSSAMPHKRNPVIAERISGLARLLRADALVGLENMALWHERDISHSSAERFVFERALGVAGYATRSMTGLLGGLEIDAGRMARNLDLLGGMVHSEALLLAMIAKGADRQEAYRLVQAAARRAWSGESSFRAALGADAEVGRWLSTDEVEKAMTMQPHLDGIEATYRALGLAAVDGNRG, encoded by the coding sequence ATGATCGACCGGTATGCGCTGCCGGAGCTGCGGGAGCTCTTCTCGGAGCAGCACAAGCTGGACCTCTGGTTGCGGATCGAGCTGCTGGCGGTGGAGGCGAGGCACGCCGCCGGCCTCGTGCCGGACGACGACTGGGAGCGAATCAGCGCCTCCGCCGGGAGCATCGACGGGGCACGGGCCCACGAGATCGAGCAGGAGTCGCAGCACGACGTGATCGCCTTTCTGCGATCGGTCACCGAGCGGCTGGGCCCGGAGGGGCGCTGGCTGCATTTCGGTTTGACCAGCTCCGACGTCCTGGACACTGCCACCGCGGTCGTGCTGCGCGACGCGACCCGCTTCGTGGAGGAGGAGCTGCGCAAGCTGGCAGAGCTGCTGGGCGGGATGGCGCTCGAGCATCGGTCCACCCCGATGGTCGGTCGCAGCCACGGCATCCATGCCGAGCCGATCACCTTCGGATTCAAGGCGGCCGGCTGGCTGGCCGAGGTGCAGCGCGACCAGGCGCGGCTGACGCGCGCACGGGAGGGGATCGCGGTCGGCAAGATCTCCGGCGCGGTGGGCACGCATGCCCATGTCGGCGCCGACGTGGAGGAGTTCGTGTGCCGCTCGCTGGGGCTCGGCGTCGACCCCGCCTCGACCCAGGTGGTGAGCCGCGATCGGCATGCCGAGCTGCTGACGGCGCTGGCCATCCTGGGTGGGACGCTGGAACGGATGGCGGTCGAGGTCCGGCACCTGCAGCGCACGGAAGTGGCCGAGGCGTTCGAGCCGTTCGGCGCCGGCCAGCAGGGGAGCAGCGCGATGCCCCACAAGCGCAATCCGGTGATCGCCGAGCGGATCAGCGGCCTGGCCCGCCTGCTGCGAGCTGACGCGCTGGTCGGCCTCGAGAACATGGCCCTGTGGCATGAGCGCGACATCAGCCACTCCAGCGCCGAGCGCTTTGTCTTCGAACGAGCCCTTGGCGTCGCCGGCTACGCCACCCGATCCATGACCGGGCTGCTCGGCGGCCTGGAGATCGACGCGGGCCGGATGGCGCGCAACCTCGACCTCCTGGGGGGGATGGTCCACTCCGAGGCGCTCCTGCTGGCCATGATCGCCAAGGGGGCCGACCGCCAGGAGGCCTACCGCCTGGTGCAGGCGGCCGCCAGGCGCGCCTGGTCCGGAGAGAGCAGCTTCCGCGCGGCGCTGGGTGCGGATGCGGAGGTCGGGCGGTGGCTCTCCACCGACGAAGTGGAGAAGGCCATGACCATGCAGCCGCACCTGGATGGCATCGAGGCGACCTATCGCGCACTGGGCCTGGCCGCGGTGGACGGGAACCGCGGATGA